A genomic window from Salvia splendens isolate huo1 chromosome 11, SspV2, whole genome shotgun sequence includes:
- the LOC121756357 gene encoding putative MO25-like protein At5g47540 yields the protein MPISTKEEDAPKKTSSPMSFKKLVPKILRTNSMKNLFKSKKPRPPPEIVRDVTRLLSFVDSDSDSNTATSPRRNDKLAQLDADIREMKSILYGIEESEPVAEACAQLTQEFFAGDTMRLLIRCLPKLNFETRKDATRVVANLQRQPVHSRLIASDYLEKNIDLLDVMITGHEDPSVALHYGGMLRDCLRHQVVASYVLKSAHMKKFFDYIQLPNFDVASDAAATFKELMTRHKSTVAEFLTKNYTWFFSDFNSKLLESPNYMTRRQAIKLLGDMLLDRSNSGVMVRYVSSKYNMKVLMNLMRETHMCIQIDAFHVFKLFVANKNKPADIVNILAANRNKLLRFFDGFNTEKEDEMFAADKAQVVKEIRELVATAPVGCSGELFKPIAGQLEQSVGAVHTRKCQ from the exons ATGCCGATCTCCACAAAGGAGGAGGACGCTCCCAAGAAGACCTCTTCCCCCATGAGTTTTAAGAAGCTCGTCCCCAAAATTCTCCGCACCAATTCCATGAAGAACCTCTTCAAATCCAAAAAACCCCGCCCTCCCCCCGAGATCGTCCGCGATGTCACCAGACTCCTCTCCTTCGTCGATTCCGATTCCGATTCCAACACCGCTACCAGCCCCAGGCGCAATGACAAG TTGGCGCAATTGGATGCCGATATCAGGGAGATGAAATCGATTCTGTACGGAATTGAGGAATCCGAGCCTGTTGCAGAAGCTTGTGCGCAATTGACTCAGGAGTTCTTCGCCGGTGACACAATGCGGCTGCTCATTCGCTGCCTCCCCAAATTGAACTTCGAG ACTCGCAAGGATGCAACGAGAGTGGTTGCGAATCTGCAAAGGCAACCGGTTCATTCACGGTTGATTGCTTCTGACTACTTGGAAAAGAACATCGATCTTTTGGACGTTATGATCACTGG GCACGAAGATCCTTCAGTTGCTCTGCATTACGGAGGAATGTTAAGGGACTGCCTAAGACATCAGGTGGTCGCTAG TTATGTTTTGAAGTCAGCCCATATGAAGAAGTTTTTCGACTACATTCAACTTCCAAATTTTGATGTTGCTTCGGATGCTGCTGCTACCTTTAAG GAGCTCATGACACGGCATAAGTCCACCGTTGCAGAATTTCTTACAAAAAATTATACTTGG TTCTTTTCTGATTTCAACTCAAAGTTGCTGGAGTCTCCAAACTACATGACCCGTCGCCAAGCTATCAAG CTTCTAGGAGACATGTTGCTTGATAGATCTAACTCCGGGGTCATGGTGCGCTATGTCAGCTCCAAGTACAACATGAAAGTTCTCATGAATCTCATGAGG GAAACACACATGTGCATACAGATCGATGCATTCCATGTGTTCAAG CTGTTCGTGGCGAACAAGAACAAGCCTGCTGATATCGTCAACATACTCGCCGCCAACAGAAACAAACTCCTGCGGTTTTTTGATGGCTTCAACACCGAGAAAG AGGATGAGATGTTTGCGGCAGACAAAGCTCAGGTGGTTAAGGAGATCAGAGAACTTGTGGCGACGGCCCCGGTGGGATGCTCCGGGGAATTGTTCAAGCCCATCGCAGGCCAACTTGAGCAATCTGTTGGAGCTGTTCATACAAGAAAGTGCCAATAA
- the LOC121756366 gene encoding pirin-like protein, whose translation MSNVVTDPRPVVRKFLARPQHEGVGATVRRSIGRFELKYFDPFLVLDEFSVSAPAGFPDHPHRGFETVTYMLQGAVTHEDFEGHKGTIEAGDLQWMTAGRGIVHSEMPAAEGTQKGLQLWINLSSKHKMIEPRYQEMKSMEIKEASRNGVEVRVIAGESLGVKSEIYTRTPTMFLDFTLKPGAHIRQPIPLSWNAFVYVLEGEGVFGKERCSAVSAHHLLLLGEGDGLYASNKSSKALRFILVGGEPLGEPVRQYGPFVMNTQEQIDQTIEDYENCTNGFEKARQWKSQSSFVFGY comes from the exons ATGTCCAACGTTGTCACCGATCCTCGCCCCGTTGTCAGAAAGTTCCTGGCTCGGCCTCAGCACGAAGGCGTCGGCGCCACCGTCAGAAGAAGCATCGGAAG GTTTGAGCTGAAATACTTCGATCCTTTTCTTGTTCTTGACGAGTTCTCAG TTTCTGCTCCAGCTGGATTTCCTGATCACCCACATAGAG GATTCGAGACTGTCACCTACATGCTGCAG GGAGCGGTGACACATGAGGACTTCGAGGGGCACAAGGGCACGATCGAAGCCGGTGACCTACAATGGATGACTGCAGGAAGAGGTATTGTCCACTCAGAAATGCCTGCAGCAGAGGGAACTCAAAAGGGATTGCAATTATGGATCAACCTCTCCTCCAAACACAAAAT GATTGAGCCAAGATATCAAGAAATGAAGAGCATGGAGATAAAAGAAGCTTCTAGAAACGGTGTGGAAGTGAGAGTGATTGCAGGGGAATCATTGGGTGTGAAGTCAGAGATATACACAAGAACTCCCACCATGTTTCTTGACTTCACACTCAAGCCAGGGGCACACATTAGGCAGCCAATACCTCTGTCTTGGAATGCCTTTGTGTATGTTTTAGAAGGAGAGGGTGTGTTTGGGAAGGAGAGATGTTCGGCCGTGTCGGcccaccacctcctcctccttGGGGAGGGCGACGGCCTCTACGCCTCCAACAAGTCATCGAAGGCGCTGAGGTTTATTCTGGTTGGAGGAGAGCCGCTGGGGGAGCCCGTGCGCCAGTACGGTCCCTTTGTGATGAACACACAAGAACAAATAGATCAAACTATTGAGGATTATGAGAATTGTACTAATGGATTTGAGAAGGCTAGGCAGTGGAAGTCTCAATCCAGTTTTGTATTTGGTTATTGA
- the LOC121754324 gene encoding uncharacterized protein LOC121754324: MGISRDSMHKRRATGGKKKAWRKKRKYELGRQPANTKLSSNKTVRRVRVRGGNVKWRALRLDTGNYSWGSEAVTRKTRILDVVYNASNNELVRTQTLVKGAIVQVDAAPFKQWYLQHYGVEIGRKKKAAAKKEGEETTEAVATEEVKKSNHVQRKLEKRQQDRKIDAHIEEQFGGGRLLAAIASRPGQCGRCDGYILEGKELEFYMKKLQKKKGKGTLGSRRRRRLLLCIFLHVGTLIRRSCQSIMGISRDSMHKRRATGGKKKAWRKKRKYELGRQPANTKLSSNKTVRRVRVRGGNVKWRALRLDTGNYSWGSEAVTRKTRILDVVYNASNNELVRTQTLVKGAIVQVDAAPFKQWYLQHYGVEIGRKKKAAAKKEGEEITEAAAAEEVKKSNHVQRKLEKRQQDRKIDAHIEEQFGGGRLLAAIASRPGQCGRCDGYILEGKELEFYMKKLQKKKGKGASS; encoded by the exons ATGG GTATCTCACGGGATTCCATGCACAAGAGACGTGCAACTGGAGGAAAGAAGAAGGCGTGGAGGAAGAAGCGAAA GTATGAGCTCGGAAGACAACCGGCCAACACAAAGTTGTCGAGCAACAAGACTGTGCGAAGAGTGAGAGTTCGAGGAGGCAATGTGAAATGGCGTGCCTTGAGGTTGGATACAGGAAACTATTCTTGGGGTAGTGAGGCTGTAACCAGAAAGACCCGTATTCTGGATGTCGTTTACAATGCATCAAACAATGAACTGGTCAGAACACAGACATTGGTCAAGGGAGCCATTGTTCAAGTTGATGCTGCACCATTCAAGCAGTGGTACCTACAGCACTATGGAGTCGAAATTGGCCGCAAGAAGAAGGCTGCTGCCAAGAAGGAAGGAGAG GAAACCACTGAGGCTGTTGCTACTGAAGAGGTAAAGAAAAGCAACCATGTTCAGAGAAAACTAGAGAAACGTCAGCAGGACCGAAAGATCGACGCGCATATTGAAGAACAATTTGGTGGTGGTCGTCTTTTGGCAGCAATTGCCTCTCGCCCTGGCCAGTGTGGCCGATGCGATGG GTATATTTTGGAGGGCAAAGAATTGGAGTTCTACATGAAGAAACTCcagaagaagaaaggaaagggT ACTTTAGgaagcagaagaagaagacggtTGCTGCTCTGCATATTTCTTCACGTCGGAACCCTAATCCGGCGGAGCTGTCAGTCAATCATGG GTATCTCACGGGATTCGATGCACAAGAGGCGTGCAACTGGAGGAAAGAAGAAGGCGTGGAGGAAGAAGCGAAA GTATGAGCTCGGAAGGCAACCGGCCAACACAAAGTTGTCGAGCAACAAGACTGTGAGAAGGGTGAGAGTTCGGGGAGGCAATGTGAAGTGGCGTGCCTTGAGGTTGGATACTGGAAACTATTCTTGGGGTAGTGAAGCTGTAACCAGAAAGACCCGTATTCTCGATGTGGTTTACAATGCATCAAACAATGAGCTGGTCAGAACACAAACTCTGGTCAAGGGTGCCATTGTCCAAGTTGATGCTGCACCATTCAAGCAGTGGTACCTACAGCACTATGGAGTTGAAATCGGCCGCAAGAAGAAGGCTGCTGCCAAGAAGGAAGGAGAG GAAATCACTGAGGCAGCTGCTGCTGAAGAGGTAAAGAAAAGCAACCATGTTCAGAGAAAACTAGAGAAACGTCAGCAGGACCGAAAGATCGACGCACATATTGAAGAACAATTTGGTGGTGGTCGTCTGTTGGCAGCAATTGCCTCTCGTCCTGGCCAGTGCGGCCGATGTGACGG GTATATTTTGGAGGGCAAAGAATTGGAATTTTACATGAAGAAACTTcagaagaagaaaggaaagggTGCAAGTAGttaa